In one Cydia strobilella chromosome 25, ilCydStro3.1, whole genome shotgun sequence genomic region, the following are encoded:
- the LOC134752841 gene encoding cuticlin-4 codes for MWSILLVLALLATARSKQLPTSTELSTTAIAKATDEDTTPWPGSLAPLDTLAVACERDSMHVTITLAHNSIFGDSLYDTFNGIVYPAGLGSNSSCLREYVAARGDLQYTLPLKGCNTMSTDNDDGTVEYFNNIIVQPHLRLVTGQGRGYHVLCRYRRRDLSQFHIYPRASALSSNTLDEQEDFDEDSGLLPSVTMKIYKGDPKDKQVASNVRIGDTLTLVVSLEKQRRFGLLVSECSVRDGLGWAEQTLIADDGCPLDGEIMGMFQYGDERQDARVSFPAHKFPYTASVYYTCEVKLCDLNHPTDCEPCSHKRRVRRQEEGSPATVEVFSGLYVNEQDSLDNEVTSEKKDDEICISQRNFAIGICIAGVILMACVIAAIACILARRRGKSHSGSSLYSGPYTNTGYSHTS; via the exons agcTATCCACAACAGCGATAGCGAAAGCGACAGACGAGGACACAACGCCATGGCCCGGCTCTCTCGCTCCTTTAGATACGCTGGCCGTCGCGTGCGAGCGAGACAGCATGCATGTCACCATCACGCTGGCGCACAACTCTATTTTTGGAGACAG CCTCTACGACACGTTCAACGGCATAGTGTACCCAGCAGGTCTGGGCAGCAACTCATCCTGCCTCCGGGAGTACGTGGCGGCGCGGGGAGACTTGCAGTACACCCTGCCTCTGAAGGGCTGCAACACCATGTCTACTGATAAC GACGATGGCACTGTAGAATACTTCAACAATATCATAGTCCAGCCCCACCTCCGCCTGGTCACCGGGCAGGGTCGCGGCTATCATGTACTGTGCAGATATAGACGGCGGGATTTGTCACAGTTCCACATCTACCCTCGAGCTTCGGCCCTTAGCTCCAATACTTTGGATGAACA AGAGGATTTCGACGAAGACTCGGGTCTGCTGCCATCCGTTACGATGAAGATTTACAAAGGGGACCCGAAAGATAAAcag GTGGCGTCTAACGTACGGATCGGCGACACGCTAACCCTAGTGGTGTCTCTAGAGAAACAGAGACGTTTCGGTCTCCTCGTCTCCGAGTGTTCCGTGAGAGACGGACTGGGCTGGGCCGAACAGACTTTAATAGCTGATGACGG TTGCCCGTTAGACGGCGAGATAATGGGCATGTTCCAATACGGCGACGAACGACAGGACGCACGCGTGTCGTTTCCGGCACACAAGTTCCCATACACCGCCAGCGTGTATTACACATGCGAAGTGAAATTGTGTGACTTGAACCATCCCACCGACTGT GAACCGTGCTCTCACAAGCGGCGCGTGCGCCGTCAAGAAGAAGGCTCACCGGCCACCGTGGAAGTGTTCTCCGGACTTTATGTCAACGAGCAAGACTCGCTTGACAACGAGGTCACTAGTGAGAAG AAAGACGACGAGATCTGCATATCGCAGCGTAACTTCGCCATCGGCATTTGCATCGCCGGCGTCATCCTCATGGCGTGCGTCATCGCCGCCATCGCTTGCATCCTCGCGCGCAGGCGCGGCAAGAGCCATTCCGGCAGCTCGCTGTACAGTGGCCCTTATACTAATACTGGGTATTCACATACTAGCTAA